A genomic segment from Bradyrhizobium sp. CB1015 encodes:
- a CDS encoding GNAT family N-acetyltransferase, with protein sequence MSIEIDILNGDASWPIAEPLLQAVWAPQLVAGKPWAHVKWANADLRVLLETPEDGLVCHVGIYFRTITWNGQKVHVGGIGGVSTREDRRGRGYATIAIDAAVHTMRANEAVRFGLLFCEPHNFAFYEARKWQRFRGEIYCQQPEGRIRFDYMAPYVYDIVRAPTLGTIDLCGLPW encoded by the coding sequence ATGAGCATCGAGATCGACATTTTGAACGGCGACGCCTCGTGGCCGATTGCCGAGCCGCTGCTTCAGGCGGTCTGGGCACCGCAGTTGGTCGCAGGCAAGCCCTGGGCTCATGTCAAGTGGGCCAATGCCGATCTCCGCGTGCTGCTCGAGACGCCCGAGGACGGTCTCGTCTGCCACGTCGGCATCTACTTCCGCACCATCACCTGGAACGGACAGAAGGTTCACGTCGGCGGCATCGGCGGCGTCTCCACGCGCGAGGACCGGCGCGGCCGCGGCTACGCGACCATCGCCATCGACGCGGCGGTGCATACCATGCGCGCCAACGAGGCGGTCCGCTTCGGCCTGCTGTTCTGCGAGCCGCACAATTTCGCGTTCTACGAGGCCCGCAAATGGCAGCGCTTCAGGGGCGAGATCTACTGCCAACAGCCGGAGGGGCGGATCCGCTTCGACTACATGGCGCCCTACGTCTACGACATCGTCCGCGCGCCGACGCTGGGCACGATCGACCTATGCGGTCTGCCGTGGTGA
- a CDS encoding superoxide dismutase, with product MTFTLPPLPYAYDALGQYMSKETLEYHHDKHHQAYVTNGNNALKGTEWEGKSLEEIVKGSFGKNPAVFNNAGQHYNHIHFWSWMKPNGGGTKLPGKLEKKINEDLGGFEKFKTDFQAAGVGQFGSGWCWLQVKNGKLEISKTPNGENPLVHGATPILGCDVWEHSYYIDYRNRRPDYLKAFVENLVNWEYVESLFEKA from the coding sequence ATGACCTTTACGCTGCCCCCACTTCCATACGCCTATGACGCCCTCGGCCAGTACATGTCGAAGGAGACGCTGGAATATCACCACGACAAGCATCATCAGGCCTACGTCACCAACGGCAACAACGCGCTCAAGGGGACCGAATGGGAAGGCAAGTCCCTTGAAGAGATCGTCAAGGGCTCGTTCGGCAAGAACCCTGCCGTGTTCAACAACGCCGGCCAGCACTACAACCACATCCACTTCTGGAGCTGGATGAAGCCCAATGGCGGCGGCACCAAGCTGCCGGGCAAGCTCGAGAAGAAGATCAACGAGGACCTCGGCGGCTTCGAGAAGTTCAAGACCGACTTCCAGGCGGCCGGCGTCGGCCAGTTCGGCTCCGGCTGGTGCTGGCTCCAGGTCAAGAACGGGAAGCTCGAAATCTCCAAGACCCCGAACGGCGAGAATCCGCTGGTGCACGGCGCCACCCCGATCCTCGGCTGCGACGTCTGGGAGCACTCCTACTACATCGACTATCGCAACCGCCGCCCTGATTATCTCAAGGCGTTCGTCGAGAACCTCGTGAACTGGGAATACGTGGAGTCCCTGTTCGAGAAGGCGTGA
- a CDS encoding permease, with product MSEPSPNHPAPGGDAESEPRPGRVRKPIGWSTIIIAVLVAVSAALVWRRDGTDGVLDILTHDLSLFSGILPRVLAGCLLGAFISEILPHEKVSRSLGPKSGLMGLLIGTAFGAILPGGPFTAYPVASALLAVGADFGATIAMVVSWTLIGYGRAVAWEIPIMGTDFTLWRILISLPLPVLAGALGRFVYIRLYPKPLAKDDES from the coding sequence TTGTCAGAACCTTCCCCGAACCATCCGGCGCCTGGCGGCGACGCGGAATCCGAGCCGCGGCCGGGCCGGGTCCGCAAGCCGATCGGCTGGTCCACGATCATTATCGCGGTTCTGGTCGCGGTGAGTGCGGCACTGGTCTGGCGGCGGGACGGCACCGACGGCGTTCTGGACATTCTCACCCACGATCTCTCGTTGTTCTCGGGCATCCTGCCGCGCGTGCTCGCCGGCTGCCTGTTAGGGGCCTTCATCTCGGAAATCCTGCCGCACGAGAAAGTCTCGCGCTCGCTCGGGCCGAAATCCGGCCTGATGGGGCTGCTGATCGGCACCGCCTTCGGTGCAATTCTGCCCGGCGGTCCCTTCACCGCCTATCCGGTGGCGAGTGCGCTGCTCGCAGTCGGCGCCGATTTCGGCGCAACCATCGCCATGGTCGTGAGCTGGACGCTGATCGGCTATGGCCGGGCGGTCGCCTGGGAAATCCCGATCATGGGCACCGATTTCACGCTGTGGCGGATTTTGATCTCGCTGCCGCTGCCGGTGCTCGCCGGCGCCCTCGGTCGATTCGTCTACATCAGGCTCTATCCGAAGCCGCTCGCGAAGGACGACGAGAGTTGA
- a CDS encoding permease, whose protein sequence is MSAALLIDILLWGSVLGVGLIAFRRGPPVFKASLREGSMDFVNIVPRIALGVIGSGYIAAIIPQEVITGWLGPDSGWLGVATAVIAGAATPGGPVVGFSIGTVALKSGGGVPQVVAYVVAWALFAFQRVILWEIPFMPARFVWFRCAVSVPFPFVAAAIAMVIGKP, encoded by the coding sequence TTGAGCGCAGCGCTCCTGATCGACATCCTGCTGTGGGGCTCGGTGCTCGGCGTCGGGCTGATCGCCTTCCGCCGCGGCCCGCCGGTGTTCAAGGCGTCCTTGCGCGAAGGTTCGATGGACTTCGTCAACATCGTGCCGCGGATTGCGCTCGGCGTGATCGGCTCCGGCTACATCGCCGCCATCATCCCACAGGAGGTGATCACCGGCTGGCTCGGCCCGGATAGCGGCTGGCTCGGGGTTGCCACCGCCGTGATCGCCGGCGCTGCGACGCCCGGCGGCCCCGTGGTCGGCTTCTCCATCGGCACCGTGGCGTTGAAGTCGGGCGGCGGCGTGCCGCAGGTGGTCGCCTATGTCGTCGCCTGGGCGCTGTTTGCCTTCCAGCGGGTGATCTTGTGGGAGATCCCGTTCATGCCGGCCCGTTTCGTCTGGTTCCGCTGCGCCGTCTCGGTGCCGTTCCCGTTCGTGGCAGCGGCGATCGCAATGGTGATCGGCAAGCCTTGA
- a CDS encoding metal ABC transporter ATP-binding protein, protein MAALHFHNVTLGYDRHPAVHHLSGEVAPGALVAVIGPNGAGKSTLLRGIVGILKPLDGSIHLGGLDSRDIAYLPQSAEIDRSFPISVFDFVGTGLWRGTGLFGGIGKAARDKILRAIGAVGLSGFENRPIGTLSGGQMQRVLFARVLLQDASLIVLDEPFNAIDSKTTADLLALVKRWHGEGRTVLAALHDMEMVRNHFTETLVLARGPVAWGPTAEVLTPENLLVAMRMCEAFDDSAAACAADDIGSRAA, encoded by the coding sequence ATGGCAGCGCTGCACTTCCACAACGTCACGCTCGGCTATGACCGGCACCCGGCCGTGCATCATCTCAGCGGCGAGGTTGCGCCGGGCGCGCTGGTTGCGGTGATCGGCCCGAACGGCGCCGGCAAGTCGACGCTGCTGCGCGGCATCGTCGGCATCCTCAAGCCGCTCGACGGCAGCATCCATCTCGGCGGGCTCGACAGCAGGGATATCGCCTATCTGCCGCAGAGTGCGGAGATCGACCGCAGCTTCCCGATCTCGGTGTTCGATTTCGTCGGCACGGGGCTGTGGCGTGGCACAGGCCTGTTCGGCGGCATCGGCAAGGCTGCGCGCGACAAGATTCTCCGCGCGATCGGAGCGGTTGGCCTCAGCGGGTTCGAGAACCGCCCGATCGGCACGCTCTCCGGCGGCCAGATGCAGCGCGTGCTGTTCGCGCGTGTACTGCTCCAGGATGCCAGCCTGATCGTGTTAGATGAGCCCTTCAACGCCATCGACAGCAAGACCACCGCCGATCTGCTCGCGCTGGTGAAGCGCTGGCACGGCGAGGGCCGCACCGTGCTCGCCGCGCTGCACGACATGGAGATGGTGCGCAACCATTTCACCGAAACGCTGGTCCTGGCGCGCGGCCCGGTGGCATGGGGACCGACGGCGGAGGTGCTGACGCCGGAAAACCTGCTGGTCGCGATGCGGATGTGCGAGGCCTTCGACGACAGCGCCGCGGCCTGCGCCGCCGATGATATCGGCTCGCGGGCGGCCTGA
- a CDS encoding metal ABC transporter permease, with translation MLYDALIGPFTEFEFMRRALAAVIALALAGAPIGVFLMLRRMSLVGDAMAHAILPGAAVGFLLSGLNLFAMTAGGLIAGFAVAILAGVVARSTGLKEDASLATFYLASLALGVTIVSIKGTNIDLLHVLFGNILAMDDQTLLVVAFNATVTLLVLAVIYRPLVIESVDPLFLRTVSRAGGPAHLAFLALVVINLVNGFQALGTLLAVGLMILPAGIARFWSRDLTAMICIAVIAAGVSGYAGLVLSFQTRVPSGPAIILVATVLYIVSVLFGRVGGIVRQLFPGRHLEA, from the coding sequence ATGCTCTATGACGCGCTGATCGGTCCGTTCACCGAATTCGAGTTCATGCGGCGGGCGCTCGCCGCGGTGATCGCGCTGGCGCTGGCGGGCGCGCCGATCGGCGTGTTCCTGATGCTGCGGCGGATGAGCCTCGTCGGCGACGCCATGGCGCATGCGATCCTGCCCGGCGCGGCCGTCGGTTTCCTGCTCTCCGGCCTCAATCTGTTCGCGATGACGGCCGGCGGCCTGATCGCCGGCTTTGCCGTCGCGATCCTCGCCGGTGTCGTCGCGCGCTCGACCGGGCTGAAGGAGGACGCCTCGCTCGCGACCTTCTATCTCGCTTCGCTTGCGCTCGGCGTCACCATCGTCTCGATCAAGGGCACCAATATCGACTTGCTGCACGTGCTGTTCGGCAACATCCTCGCGATGGACGACCAGACGTTGCTGGTGGTGGCCTTCAACGCCACGGTCACGCTGCTGGTGCTCGCGGTGATCTACCGCCCGCTGGTGATCGAGAGTGTCGATCCCCTGTTCCTGCGCACCGTGAGCCGGGCTGGCGGCCCGGCCCATCTCGCCTTCCTCGCACTGGTCGTCATCAACCTCGTCAACGGCTTTCAGGCGCTGGGCACGCTGCTGGCGGTGGGGCTGATGATTCTGCCCGCGGGAATCGCAAGGTTCTGGTCGCGCGATCTCACCGCGATGATCTGCATCGCCGTCATTGCTGCTGGGGTCTCCGGCTATGCCGGCCTCGTGCTGTCGTTCCAGACCCGCGTGCCCTCGGGCCCCGCGATCATTCTGGTGGCGACGGTGCTCTACATCGTCTCCGTCCTGTTCGGCCGCGTCGGCGGCATCGTCCGGCAGCTGTTTCCCGGCCGGCATCTGGAAGCATGA
- a CDS encoding metal ABC transporter solute-binding protein, Zn/Mn family has protein sequence MRLILICALLLIASPLQAAERFNVVASFSILGDFVRNVGGDRINLTTLVGPDSDVHVYTPAPSDAKRIAAAKLVIVNGLGLEGWLPRLVQSAGSKAQVITASAGIAPLKLGSAADPHAWQSVPNAKVYVTDIANALAAAAPDDAEFFRGQAKAYLEKLEALDREVREAVAKIPPERRKVISTHDAFGYFSAEYGIQFIAPLGVSTETEPSARDIAAIIGQIKAQKIPAVFLENITDDRLIRRIAAETGARVGGTLISDGLTGEKGPAPTYIDMVRHNIKALTSALDH, from the coding sequence ATGCGGCTCATCCTGATTTGTGCGCTGTTGCTGATCGCCTCGCCGCTGCAAGCCGCGGAGCGGTTCAACGTCGTCGCGAGCTTCTCGATCCTCGGCGATTTCGTCCGCAATGTCGGTGGTGACCGCATCAACCTGACGACGCTGGTCGGCCCCGACAGCGACGTCCACGTCTATACGCCGGCCCCTAGCGATGCAAAGCGGATCGCGGCGGCGAAGCTCGTCATCGTCAACGGGCTCGGCCTCGAAGGCTGGCTGCCGCGCCTCGTGCAATCCGCAGGCAGCAAGGCGCAGGTGATCACCGCCAGCGCCGGCATCGCGCCGCTGAAACTAGGTTCGGCCGCTGATCCCCACGCTTGGCAGTCCGTCCCGAACGCCAAGGTCTACGTCACGGACATCGCCAATGCGCTGGCCGCAGCCGCTCCTGACGACGCGGAGTTCTTCCGCGGCCAGGCCAAGGCCTATCTGGAAAAGCTCGAAGCTCTCGATCGCGAGGTCCGCGAGGCGGTCGCAAAAATCCCGCCGGAGCGGCGCAAGGTGATCTCCACCCACGACGCCTTCGGCTATTTTTCCGCCGAATACGGTATCCAGTTCATCGCGCCCCTGGGCGTCTCCACCGAAACCGAGCCGAGCGCGCGCGATATCGCCGCCATCATCGGCCAGATCAAGGCCCAGAAAATCCCGGCCGTGTTCCTTGAAAATATCACCGACGATCGCCTGATCCGGCGGATCGCCGCCGAGACCGGCGCCAGGGTCGGTGGGACCCTGATTTCTGATGGGTTGACCGGCGAAAAGGGGCCTGCACCCACTTACATTGACATGGTCAGGCACAATATAAAGGCCCTGACCAGCGCGCTTGACCATTAG
- a CDS encoding GTP-binding protein → MSEATSQKIPVTVLTGYLGAGKTTLLNRILSENHGKKYAVIVNEFGEIGIDNDLIIGADEEVFEMNNGCICCTVRGDLVRIMDGLMKRKGKFDAIIVETTGLADPAPVAQTFFVDEDVQKNARLDAVVTVADAKWLSDRLKDAPEAKNQIAFADVIVLNKTDLVNKGELAEVEARIRGINPYAKLHRTERCSVALADVLDRGAFDLDRILDIEPDFLEADDHDHDHHHHHGHDHHHHHDHGHGLKHYHDEDMQSLSLKTDKPLDPNVFMPWLQNLVQVEGGKILRSKGILAFHDDDDRYVFQGVHMMLEGNHQRKWKEGEPRESRLVFIGRELPEEAIRKGFESCIVS, encoded by the coding sequence ATGTCTGAAGCGACCTCCCAGAAGATTCCCGTGACCGTGCTGACCGGCTATCTCGGCGCCGGCAAGACCACGCTGCTCAACCGCATCCTGTCGGAGAACCACGGCAAGAAATACGCCGTCATCGTCAACGAATTCGGCGAGATCGGCATCGATAACGACCTCATCATCGGCGCCGATGAGGAAGTGTTCGAGATGAACAACGGCTGCATCTGCTGCACCGTGCGCGGCGACCTCGTCCGCATCATGGACGGCCTGATGAAGCGCAAGGGCAAGTTCGACGCCATCATCGTCGAGACCACGGGTCTTGCCGATCCCGCGCCGGTCGCGCAGACCTTCTTCGTCGACGAGGACGTGCAGAAGAATGCCCGGCTCGATGCGGTCGTGACGGTCGCCGATGCCAAATGGCTGTCCGACCGGCTGAAGGACGCGCCTGAGGCCAAGAACCAGATCGCCTTTGCCGACGTCATCGTTCTGAACAAGACCGACCTCGTCAACAAGGGCGAGCTCGCCGAGGTCGAGGCCCGCATCCGCGGCATCAATCCCTATGCGAAACTCCATCGCACCGAGCGCTGCTCGGTCGCGCTGGCCGATGTGCTCGACCGCGGCGCGTTCGATCTCGACCGCATCCTCGACATCGAGCCGGATTTCCTGGAGGCCGACGATCACGACCATGATCATCACCACCATCACGGCCACGACCACCATCACCACCATGATCACGGTCACGGCCTGAAGCACTATCACGACGAGGACATGCAGTCGCTGTCGCTCAAGACCGACAAGCCGCTCGATCCCAACGTGTTCATGCCCTGGCTGCAGAACCTGGTGCAGGTCGAGGGCGGCAAGATCCTGCGCTCCAAGGGCATCCTCGCCTTCCACGACGATGACGACCGCTACGTTTTCCAGGGCGTCCACATGATGCTGGAGGGCAACCACCAGCGGAAGTGGAAGGAGGGAGAGCCGCGCGAGAGTCGCCTCGTCTTCATCGGCCGCGAATTGCCCGAAGAGGCCATCCGCAAGGGTTTCGAGAGCTGCATCGTCTCGTGA
- a CDS encoding WD40 repeat domain-containing protein, which translates to MKEFTPSPESASIVSVTDRVKPVTLGMAVTSVYFLGPRAAFVGGEENVAFVDAKGEITTVAVHSGGILSTACDGKTLVMGGDDGKVVSLDAKGEVTLLATDPKRRWIDAVALHADGAFAWSAGKTATVKSGKAEEKSIDVPSTVGGLAFAPKGLRLAIAHYNGVTLWFPNMAGSAEFLPWAGSHHAVTFSPDNKFLVTAMHEPALHGWRLADNRHMRMTGYPGRVRSMSWSAGGKGLATSGADTVIIWPFGSKDGPMGKEPAMLAPLQARVSVVACHPKNDILAAGYSDGTVLMVRMEDGAEILVRRNGTPPVAALAWNAKGTLLAFADENGDGGLLEL; encoded by the coding sequence ATGAAAGAGTTTACGCCGTCCCCGGAGTCCGCTTCGATCGTCTCTGTCACCGACCGCGTCAAGCCTGTTACGCTCGGCATGGCCGTGACCTCGGTGTACTTCCTGGGCCCTCGCGCCGCCTTCGTCGGCGGTGAGGAGAACGTCGCGTTCGTCGACGCCAAGGGTGAGATCACCACGGTCGCAGTGCACAGCGGCGGCATTCTCTCGACCGCTTGCGACGGCAAGACCCTCGTCATGGGCGGCGACGACGGCAAGGTCGTCTCGCTCGATGCCAAGGGCGAGGTGACGCTGCTCGCCACCGACCCCAAGCGGCGCTGGATCGACGCGGTGGCGCTGCACGCAGACGGCGCCTTCGCCTGGTCGGCCGGCAAGACGGCGACCGTCAAGAGCGGCAAGGCCGAGGAGAAGTCGATCGACGTGCCCTCGACCGTCGGCGGGCTTGCTTTTGCGCCGAAGGGCCTGCGGCTCGCAATCGCGCATTACAACGGCGTGACGCTGTGGTTTCCGAACATGGCGGGATCGGCCGAATTCCTGCCCTGGGCCGGCTCGCATCACGCGGTCACCTTCAGCCCCGACAACAAATTCCTGGTCACCGCGATGCACGAGCCGGCGCTGCACGGCTGGCGGCTTGCCGACAACAGGCACATGCGCATGACCGGCTACCCCGGCCGCGTCCGCTCGATGTCGTGGAGCGCCGGCGGCAAGGGGCTGGCGACCTCGGGCGCCGACACCGTGATCATCTGGCCGTTCGGCAGCAAGGACGGGCCGATGGGCAAGGAGCCCGCGATGCTCGCGCCGCTGCAGGCGCGCGTCTCGGTGGTCGCCTGTCATCCCAAGAACGACATCCTCGCCGCCGGCTACAGCGACGGCACCGTGCTGATGGTCCGGATGGAAGACGGCGCGGAGATCCTGGTCCGCCGCAATGGCACGCCGCCCGTGGCCGCGCTCGCCTGGAACGCCAAAGGCACGCTGCTGGCGTTTGCCGACGAAAATGGGGATGGTGGCCTGCTGGAGCTTTAA
- a CDS encoding homospermidine synthase, whose protein sequence is MSPPSQIYAKITGPIVMVGFGSIGKGTLPLIERHLDYDKSRITVLDPKDEGRKALCEKHNVRFIQKGLTKDNYREVLTPLLTEGGGRGFCVNLSVDTGSTDIMELCNELGALYIDTVNEPWLGFYFDSSKGPEARSNYALRETTLAAKKARPAGSTTAVSCCGANPGMVSFFVKQALLNVAADLKLNAPRPKTKGEWADLMRQAGIKGIHIAERDTQRSKKPKEPDVFVNTWSVEGFLSEGMQPSELGWGTHEKWMPENAHTHEAGCGAAIYLMQPGANTRVRTWCPTRGAQYGFLVTHNESISIADYFTVRDASGKAIYRPTCHYAYHPADDAVLSLHEMFGRAGKMQEKHHILDENEIVDGIDELGVLLFGHDKNAYWYGSQLSIEETRELAPYQNATGLQVTSAVLGGMVWALENPNEGIVEADEMDFERLLEIQLPYLGPVKGFYTDWTPLTDRPGLFPEDIDSSDPWQFRNILVR, encoded by the coding sequence ATGAGCCCTCCCTCGCAGATCTACGCGAAGATCACCGGCCCCATCGTCATGGTCGGCTTCGGCTCCATCGGCAAAGGCACGTTGCCCTTGATCGAGCGGCATCTCGACTACGACAAGTCGCGCATCACCGTGCTCGATCCCAAGGACGAGGGCCGCAAGGCGCTTTGCGAGAAGCACAATGTCCGCTTCATCCAGAAGGGCCTGACCAAGGACAATTACCGCGAGGTGCTGACCCCGCTGCTCACCGAGGGCGGCGGCCGGGGCTTTTGCGTCAATCTCTCGGTCGATACCGGCTCGACCGACATCATGGAGCTCTGCAACGAGCTCGGCGCGCTCTACATCGACACCGTCAACGAGCCCTGGCTCGGCTTCTATTTCGATTCCTCGAAGGGCCCTGAAGCGCGCTCCAACTACGCGCTGCGCGAAACGACGCTGGCTGCCAAGAAGGCCCGTCCCGCCGGCTCGACCACGGCGGTCTCCTGCTGCGGCGCCAATCCCGGCATGGTCTCCTTCTTCGTCAAGCAGGCGCTGCTCAATGTCGCCGCCGATCTGAAGCTCAATGCACCCAGGCCGAAGACCAAGGGCGAATGGGCGGATTTGATGCGGCAGGCCGGCATCAAGGGCATCCACATCGCCGAGCGCGACACCCAGCGCTCGAAGAAGCCGAAGGAGCCTGACGTCTTCGTCAACACCTGGTCGGTGGAAGGCTTCCTGTCGGAAGGCATGCAGCCATCCGAGCTCGGCTGGGGCACCCATGAGAAATGGATGCCCGAGAATGCGCACACCCATGAGGCCGGCTGCGGCGCCGCGATCTATCTGATGCAGCCCGGCGCCAACACGCGCGTGCGCACCTGGTGCCCGACCCGCGGCGCCCAGTATGGCTTCCTCGTCACCCACAATGAGTCGATCTCGATCGCCGATTACTTCACCGTGCGCGACGCCTCAGGCAAGGCGATCTACCGGCCGACCTGCCACTATGCCTACCATCCGGCCGACGATGCCGTGCTGTCGCTGCATGAAATGTTCGGGCGCGCCGGGAAGATGCAGGAGAAGCACCACATCCTCGACGAGAACGAGATCGTCGACGGCATCGACGAGCTCGGCGTGCTGCTGTTCGGCCATGACAAGAATGCCTATTGGTACGGCTCGCAGCTCTCCATCGAAGAGACCCGCGAGCTCGCGCCCTACCAGAACGCCACCGGCCTGCAGGTGACCTCCGCCGTGCTCGGCGGCATGGTCTGGGCGCTGGAGAACCCCAATGAAGGCATCGTCGAAGCCGACGAGATGGATTTCGAACGCCTGCTCGAAATTCAGCTGCCTTATCTCGGCCCGGTGAAGGGCTTTTATACCGACTGGACCCCGCTGACGGATCGTCCGGGACTGTTCCCGGAGGATATCGACAGCAGCGATCCCTGGCAGTTCCGGAATATTCTGGTGCGGTGA